From Chthoniobacterales bacterium:
CGTCGGCATCGAAACCTACCGCGCTTGCGCGGAGGATGCCCTCACGGACAATCCCACCCGCGAACGCGGCCAGTGGGTCGGCGATGTGGCATCGGTCGGGATGGAAATCGCCGCGTCGGGCTACCATGACCTGCGGCTTTGCAAGCGCGCCCTGATCCAATCGGCACTGTGCGCGCGCGAGGACGGTCTCGTCGCGGGTTTGTCCCCCGGCGGGTGCGGCTATCTCCCGACGTATGCATTCCAATGGGCCGTTGCGGTGATGAATCACCTGCGCCACACGGGTGACAAGGCCCTGCTTGCGGAACTGTGGGAACCGGCACTTCGCAACATGGCCGCCATCCGCGCTTTTTGGCGGAGCGACGGCCTTCACAATGTCGCCGGGTGGAACTTTGTGGATTGGGGCTACAAGGCCGAAGACGGACCTGTCGATACCGCCTGCAACCTCCACTATCTCTGGTCCCTTCGCAGCATGTCCGAATGGGCGAAAGCGTTGGGGAAGGACACCGCGACGTGGGATGATCCATCCCGCGAACTCGCCGAGCTGTTGAAAAAACGCATTGCGGCAAAGATGGCCGCCGGCGGATGGGATGCCGTCGGATATCATTGTTCCGCCCTGGCGATGCGGCTCGGGTTGATCGGGGACGAAGCCGGCTGTCTGGATTATCTCGCTGCGCACATCGACAACTGTTTCCCGAACGACTTGTCGGCGCCGCGGAACGACGATCCCGCCGGTTATACACGCCGGCTGATCACACCGTATTTCGCGCACTATGTGATGCCGCTATTCATCGATCGCGGGAGGATGGACTTCGTGCTCGGGCAGTTCCGCCGATGCTGGGGGGATTTCATGCTCGGCAACGGCCGCACGACATGGATCGAAGTCTTCGACACCCGTTGGAGCCACTGCCACCAGTGGGCCGGTTGCCCGACGTGGCTGCTCTCCCGATACGTTCTCGGCCTGCATCCGGCGTTCGGCGAGGAATCGGGGCTGTTCGATCTGCGTTTGGAACCGGGCTCGCTCCCGCAGGCGTCGGGACGCCTTCCTCATCCGCAAGGAGGCTGGATCGATGTATCCTGGCAACGCGGGAAGACCGGTCTCAGCTACAACCTCTCGACTCCGAATCCGATACGCGTCCGGGTCCGCGGCGAAGAGCCGTTCACGGTCAGCGACACCAAGTCGCTGGCGCTGTGAGCGGGACACGATCAACGGGATTCTCTTCACCCCCCGCCGCCTGAAGAGGCACAGCCTCCTTCTACTTGGAGCGCTCCAATGTCCAAGTCCGGTGCGGACCAAGCTCGATGCGGAGACGCTCGTATTCTGTGCGCAGCGCGTTGAGCTGACCGGCGGCATCCGGGTCGCCGGCCAGATTTTTCGTTTCGAGAGGATCGGCGGAGAGGTCAAAGAGCTGCTCGCCTTCGGGGCCGGGATTCTTGAAGTAGCGTATGTATTTCCAGTCCTTCGTGCGGAGCCCCTCGGACGGGACGATGTGGAGCACCGGGCTGTTGACATCATGCTCGTAAAGGTGCTCGCAGAAGAAAGAGTCACGCAGCGCCAAGGAAGGATCCGAAAGCAGGGGAACGAGGCTGATTCCCTGCATCTCCGCGGGCACGGGGACACCACCGAGCGCAAGCATGGTTGGCGCCAGATCGATGTTCAGGACCAAGGCATCCGAGGTTCTTCCGCGGTCTTCGGCCGGCTGACGGGGGTCGGCGATGATGAGTGGAACGCGGATCGATTCCTCGTAAAGCAGCCACTTTCCGAAGAATCCGTGCTCGCCGTGCAAGTGGCCGTTGTCGGAGGTCAAAATGACGACCGTATTGTCCCCGAGGCCGCGGCGCTCCAACTCGGCCACGATCTCGCCGACGGACCTGTCGAGTCCTTCGACCAAGCGGTGGTAATCACGAAGGTATTTTTGCGTTTTGCCGTTCATGGCGCGGTCATGGGCCATGGCCCAGCCGCGCGGACTTTCCAGGGAGTGGCGCAGAAACTCCGGCTGGCGGGCGGCTTCCCGGGGATTGGCAGTGGGGCCGAGTGGCATCCGGGCTCCCTCGAAACGCCGCGCAAATTCTTTGGCATAGCCGTCGAACGGCCCGTGGGGCGCCTTGAAGCTGATCGAAAGGTTGAACGGTTTGCCTGCGGCGCGCTGGTCCAAAAACTGCCGCACTTTTGCGGGGATCACCCCGGTTTCCAAATGCACGGGATCTTTGAGCAAGGGATGCGGACCTCCATCGAGGACGCCTTCTGACCTGCGGACCTCCGGAGGACAGGTGCAAGCGATGTGGCCGCGCGCGGCATTTCCGTCGTGCGTGACGTAGTCGCATCCGCGTTCGTGCCAGTAGATCGTCTGGTCCGCATCCCCGGCCCAGAAATCGAACGTCCGCGCCGCTTCGTCGAGAGCACTTGCGCTGCCCGCATCGACCCCCCACTTGCCGATAAAGCCGGTGAAGTATCCGGACTCCCGGAGGAGAGCCGGATACGTTTGACGAAGGTCCGGCAGGGCGGTCTGGAAGTCGTTCACGCCGTGGCGCCTTGCGTATTGGCCCGAAAGGATGCTGGCGCGGCTGACCGAGCAGATCGGCGTGGTGACGAAGGAGTTGTTGAACACCAAGCCGCGCTTGGCCAGCGCGTCGAGATTCGGTGTTTTCACCAGCGGGTGCCCCTCGAACCCCATGGCCCCCACCCGCAAATCATCCGCCAGCAGGAAAACGATGTTCGGGCGGGCAGGAACATCATGCCGCGGGGATGCGGCCATCGCATGGGCAAGAGCCCCGGGAAATGCGGCCGATGCCACGGCCATCCAAGCCGCGACTTTCACGGTTGGGAGGCACCCGGGCTTGGAGCGGCGGATGTCTGCGTGCGGAAATGGTATTGGAACCGCCGGTTGGGAGCCGTGTCCCCGCCCTTTTCAAGATCGAGGATGTGGTCGTGACCGGCCGGGTTGTCCGCCCACTTGAAATAGAAATCCAAGGGCTCGGGAAACAATGATCGCGGAAGAGCCACCTCGAGAAAATTCCCGCGCACGGCACCCTGCGCCACCGAACCGGAAGGAACCCACTTGGAGCCGTCCCACTTGAGGACCGGCCTGGTGAAGCGCACCAGCCCGCCCTCTTCTTTGATATCCGCCGCAGGACCGAGCATGAGGTCGAACCCGCTCCAACCGGTGGAAAAATTCCGGTCGGTGTTGAGGAAAAGCTCCATCCATCCCGGATCAGACGGCGGTGTCATAGAGTCCGCGGTCGTGGCGGCAAAGACGACTGTTTTCCCATCGCGGGCGACTTTGGAGGAGAGGATGTCATTGCGCCCCATCGTGTGCGTGTAGGTTCCGATTCTCCCCCAGCCCGGATGGTTGCGGTGCGTGGTATCTCCCCGGGAATCGAGAAACTCCGGCGTCACGTTCGTCCAGGCGGCCGGATCGGCTTTCACGGGTATGGACACCTCCGGCCCGGCGGCCTCCACTTCCCTCGCCCCCTTGAACTTGCGGATCCCCGCCACAAGCTGGTGATAGAGATTGTCGCCTTGGGGCGTTTTGTCGGGCTCGATGTCGCGGTTGAATTCGGTGGAGTAACAATCGACAAAAAGAGGATCACCTTCCTGTAGCCGCTTGCCGGCGAGCATCTGACCCTGTTTTGCCGAGAGCCTCTGGGCTACCCATTCGTTCCAGCCAGTGACCATGAGGAACTGGGGATCCACTTCCAGCGCCCGCTGGAGCTGCTCGGCGAAGAACAGCCCTTCGTAGGGAGTTTCCGTCCCCGGGCGCGGCTGCTTTCCTTTGTGGTAGCTGCGGCCCTCGGTGCGGGTCGGGTGCCCGGCGGCCGAGGCCGCCATCGCCTCCGGCACCGACGGATCGGTGTCCCACCCGAAGCCCTGGGGATAAATATCGATCCACGGCCAAGCATGGCGCCCGTCCCCGAACCATCCCTGCTTCCGGCTCCAAGCCCATGACTTGCGCAAGGTGAAGGCCTGGTTGAGGTCCGGGTCGTCGATCAACTTGTCATCCACGAGCAGGAGAGGCTTGTCCTGCCACTTGAACCACAGATCCTCGTGAAGCGCGGGCTCATACAACTCTCTCACCAGTTTCTTGACCGACTTGGAAGTGGCCGCAACCCCGGCCATGAACGCGATCTGCGGCGTCTTCTCCCCTTGATCCCGCATCTCTTGCATGATGCGGAGGATGTTCATGTAGACATCGCGGTAAGTGAACCCGTTCGTTGCGTCCATGATGAGGACATCGACCCCCGCATCCACCAGCGAGCGGATGTGCCGACGAATCACCCATTCATCATCGCTCAAGTAGTAGCCGTTCTCGGATTCCCCCCAATGGTGGAAAGCACCGGACGGCCCGAGTTCCTCGGGGTTGCCCCCGCGCTCGGCCCACTCGGTCAGATTGTATGGCCCTTTTTCTTTTTCGGGGTCGGGAACAATGACGCCTTGGCCGTCATCTTGCGGATTGTAAACGTTGTCATAATCATGCGGACCGTGCCAGAGGAAATAAAAGATCCCGACGGTTTTGTCAGGCTGGGGCGGACGCGCTTCCGCCGGCGTGGGCAGTGCGCGACCCGCTTCGTCGACGGCGACCCATGTGTCGCTTTTCAAATCGCGCAAATCCGTTCCGGCAGAAACCGGCCGCGGCTGAAAAAGGCCGGTGAATAGAAGCAGACAAAGCAGGCCCGCCGCGGTCCGGAGCCGCGGGCGCAGGCAACTGTGTTGATGATGGGGATTGGTCATGAGAGGAAATTTTCCAAGTAAATCGTAAAACTTTGCATTTTATCCCACAGCTTTGCGGGGTGGCGAGAGCAGCCTTGGTGCCTGAAAAGATTTTTCCGGGGACTCCTCGAGCATCCTTTGTGTCGGACCGCAGGTCGGGGAAAACGTGGTTGATCTGGCGCGGATCATCGCTCGATCGAGAGAGCGCCTGCCCGCGATCAAGCCCCGGGAACCGGCACCAAGGCCGGTTGCGTGGCATCTTCGATCACGACCAAGCCCCAAGGACCAAGCGGGGGTATGGCAACGCGGTGGTCGTCGGTTTGTTCCAGAACCCGGCTATCCACCAGCGTCTGGTAATCACCCGCCTGCTGCGCCTGCGTATGCGCGGCGGCGTCATAGGGCTTCGGTGTCCGCAGGCTGATGCGCACCGGGCGTCCCGGGAAGAGCCTTGCCGGATCGACGAATAGTCGGGCCGGCGTTGCTTGGCCCCACTCGACCAGATGCACAACGACGGGCGCGGCCGGATCCCCGGGCTTGGCGCGCAGGAAGGCGCTGAGTTTGCCGCTGCCACCTTCGACCCGCACAGGCTCTTCGTTGCCATAGCGGGTTTCCTTCAAGTCATAGCCGCCCACGGCAGCATCCGCGTAGCCATCGAGATAGCCTGCATTGGCACGCACGAACCCGCTCAAGTCCGCCAGATGCTCGGGTTCGATGAATACCCTCTTCGCGTTGCGGTCTTTGAGCACGTCGATGTTGAATTGATCCCAAGGCAGCACGAAGAGACTGCCCGTGGCATAGCACCCCGCCAAGGCGAGGCGGAACATCTCCACGGGTTGCTGCTCCATCCCGCTGACGACGATGAGTCTGCCCTGCTCGCGTGCCTCGCGGCCGAGCCTGAGCAAATAAGAAGGGCTGTGACGATTGAAGTGGGTCTCGGTGATGCGATAGTCGAAGCATTCCCTGAAAGAATGCATTCCGGCGTCGCCGGTTCCGAAATCGCCGAAGCTCATGGTGATCTTGCCACCCGCGTATTGCTCGATCTGCTCGCGCGCCCACCGGTAAAACTCCAGCAACTCCTCCCCGGAGATGGGGTCGCGTTTGTCACGCCATTGCCTTACTCCGAATTCCGGGTCGTCGCGCTGCAGGCTTGTTGCGCCGTTATCGATCCATTGCTTGGCCTTCTGCAGGTATTCTTTGCGGTAGCCGGGATTGGACGGATCGGCCCACCAACGGCTGCTGCTCTTTACCTTCAAGGGCCGGCCGTCACGGTCGCGCAAGGCGTAATCCGGATTGGGAGTGTTGCCGTTAAGCGTGCCCTGAAAGCCCCAACCCTGGTTCTTCACCGCCCCGATGAAATCGCTTTTGTTGATATTCGACCAGAGACCCCGGGTGATGTGGTAGGCGTTGCCGGTGTCGATAATGCGCTGCGCGGTGACATCACCTCGGATGGCAAGCAGCCTCATGCACACATCGCTGAGCCGGAGCGAACCGGGCGGGAACGCGTCCGGTCGGGCTATCTGGCAAAACAAACCGGCGGCGGATGACCCGGACGCCTCTGCCCCCGTAGGCCGCGCGCGACTGGCATCGTCCGCGGCCAACAACGAGGCGGACAAAAAAAAGGCGAGACCGAGCAATTGGAGCGCGAGACTGTGACGATGAGCAGCGGTCATGCGGGCGCCACTCCGGCGAAAAATCGGGTCAGTTTCCACGAGATGTTCCCTCCCATTTCACGGTGGCCGTCTGCCGGATGTCGCGCGACGAGGAGGCCGCCTCGATCACAAACTCGTCGGCATCGCTCGTCCATTTTTTCGTCTCCGGGTCCCAGTAGGAAAACGCGTCGGGCCCGAGGTCGAAGGTCACCGTCTTGGTCTCGCCCGCTTTGAGCGCGATTTTGTCAAACGCTCTCAACTCATGCACCGGGCGGGGTATCTTCGGATTTTTTTGCGCGACATAGATCTGCACCACCTCCGCAGCGTCCCTGCCGCCCGAGTTGGTCACCTTGAGCGACACCTTGCAGGATTCACCGCTGCAAACGGCCGTCATGTCCGAATAATCGAACTTGGTGTAGCTGAGCCCGTGACCGAAGGCGAATTGCTGGTCGGCTTTCATGGTGTCGAAATACCGGTAGCCCAGCATGAGCCCCTCGTCGAAATAGATGTTGTCCTCGTCCTGCCTGCCCAGCTTGTAGGCCGGCGAGTCTTCGAGCATCTTCGGCCAACTGAGTGTCAGTTTGCCGGAAGGAACAACCTTCCCGAACAAAATGTTCGCCATCGCCGTGCCGCCGAGAGTGCCGGGATACAGCATGTCCAGCACGGAGGGAACGCTGTCGAGCCACGGAAGTTCCATCGGGGAGCCGTGATAAAGAACGACGGCGGTTTTCGGATTGATGGCCGCGATCTGTTTGATGAGGTCGGCCTGGCCGCGCGGGAACTTCATGTCCGTCCGGTCGCGTCCCTCGCTGTCTCCGCTGTGATCCCCGCCTCCGACAAAAATGACCGCATCGGCCGCCTCGAATGTCTTGCGGTGGGGATCGAGGGTTCTGGCGACCTCATCCTCAGCGGCCGGCAGGGCCCATTCCAGGCGGATGGATGGCTGGTCTTTCGCCCAGTAATTCATCTCCGCGATATTTTTCCGGCCCCAGACCGTTTGCTCGACCCATACGGCAACTGGATATTCCTTGCCGGCTTCGAAACTGAGGGTTGCCGTGCTGCGCTGGGGAGTGCCCTGCTCCATGTTGCGGGTGGCAGGCCCTCCCTTTTCTCCCACCTTCAAAAGGGCAGGACCGTCGGAAATAAGCTGCAGCACATATTGGCCGGTCACGGGCGGGATGAGTGTGCCCTGAAAAACCGCGCGGTAATCGATGTCCTTGAACTCCGGCGAAGGGGGGGCGTCCCAAAGCCGCATGTTGACGCCCTTCACCGGCCTGCGGATGTTTTTCACGCCGGTCGGCGTGTCACTCAGCTCATCGAAGGTGACAGCCAGAGCCTTCCATGCGGAGGATGGAATAAGTTCAAACGCCGCGTTCCCGGAGAGCGGGACAACTTCCAATTTGTCGCCCAGGATTTCCCGCAGACCCATGAGCGGAGTGACTTCCTTGAACGCCTGCGCCCCGGAGCTGCCTCCAAGACCGTCCATGCAGAAAAACTTGTCGAGGTTTGGCCCCGTGGCCACGACCTTGTTTATTTTCGAGAGGTCCAGCGGCAGGAAGTTTTTGTCGTTCTTGAGAAGGATCGCGCCCTCTTCCGCGGCGCGCAGAGCGACGCTCCGGTGCTCGGGCTTGTTGAGCGCCGCATCCTGGTCCGGATCACGGCCGTCGAGCAATCCGCTGAGCGCGTAAACACGGAGCACCCGCCGCACCTTGTCATCCACCACCGACTCGGGGACTTCGCCTTTCTTGACGGCGTTGACCAGCGGCTGCCCGAATTTCAGCACATCAAAGTCCCCGCCGGGCATGTCCACATCCAGCCCGGCGAGCGCCGCCTTGACCGTCGTTCTGGAGTGGCACCAATCGGTCATCACAAGTCCTTCAAATCCCCACTCGCCCTTGAGCGTGTCATTGAGAAGAAACTTGCTGTCGCTGCACAAATCCCCGTTCACCCCGTTGGCCGCGGTCATCACCGACCACGGTTTGCCCTCCTTGACGGCAATCTCGAAACTTTTGAGGTAAAGTTCCCGCAGTGTGCGCTCGTCCGCCCAGCTCATATACTCGTTGCGATTGAACTCCCTGCCGTTTGCCGCATAGTGCTTCGCGCAGCCGCCGACAAACTCGCTCTGAAGCCCGCGGATCTGCGCCGCAGCCATCTTTCCACTCAGGAGCGGATCATCGCTGAAGTATTCGAAAAAGCGCCCGCCGAGCACATCGCGGGTCAGATTGAAGGCCGGCCCTAGGGAAATAGTGAGCCCGGTCGCCCGCGCTTCGTTCCCGATCACCGCGCCCACTTCTTCCACGAGCGATGGGTTCCAGGTCGCCGCCAGCCCAAGGCCGCTCGGCATAACGGTGACCACCCGTGATCCGGCGCCGCGCGGGCCATCCAATACGCCGAACGGCTTGAGCCCGAGACGCTCGACTCCGCCCATCAATTGCATCCGGTGCGGACTGAGCACCAGCCCGCGACCGGTGCAGATCATGGCCTTCTCTTCAAGCGTCAGTTGCTTGATAATTTCTTCGATGCGTTCGTTCGCCGGACGCGAAGTGCCTGCCCAAGCAGGCCGATCAGCGGCGTGCAAAACCGCCGCACCGGCACAGACGACAACCGACAAACAGAAGATTTTGGCGCCTGCGATTGAATCCGGAAAACGCGAAAACAATGAAGACGGCCGGAAGGGAATCATTAGCGGAGCACTATGGTGTAAGATGATGAAATTGCACGAAAATCAAGGCTTATGGCGGATGCTTGCATGACATTCGGATGGTTCGCCGCGAGCCGTTTTGGAAGGACCATCGGTGTCCGGATGCCGGACGGGACCCCCGCGCGTCAAAGAAGATTGTCTTTCGCACCTTGTCTGGTGAGTGTGATCACCCGCCGCACAGGACACCCCTGACGCACGACAAAGCAACCACGATGTCCGACCTGCCATGAACTCGCGCCCGTTCAGCATTATGACAATCGCGACAACGGCATTTTTGCTCGCTGCAACGCCGCTTTTGTCCGCGGCGGAGAAGCCCAGAAATGTGGTCGTTATTCTCGCCGACGACATGGCCAACACCATGGGCTGCGTCGGCACTCCGGCGTTGGAGACACCCGCGTTGGACCAACTTTCCCGCGAGGGCACGATGTTCACACGTGCATTTTCGGCGGCTTCGGTCTGCGCTCCAAGCCGGGCGGCCCTCCTCACCGGGATGTATCCGCACAGCAACGGACTTTGGCAAA
This genomic window contains:
- a CDS encoding sulfatase, with the protein product MKVAAWMAVASAAFPGALAHAMAASPRHDVPARPNIVFLLADDLRVGAMGFEGHPLVKTPNLDALAKRGLVFNNSFVTTPICSVSRASILSGQYARRHGVNDFQTALPDLRQTYPALLRESGYFTGFIGKWGVDAGSASALDEAARTFDFWAGDADQTIYWHERGCDYVTHDGNAARGHIACTCPPEVRRSEGVLDGGPHPLLKDPVHLETGVIPAKVRQFLDQRAAGKPFNLSISFKAPHGPFDGYAKEFARRFEGARMPLGPTANPREAARQPEFLRHSLESPRGWAMAHDRAMNGKTQKYLRDYHRLVEGLDRSVGEIVAELERRGLGDNTVVILTSDNGHLHGEHGFFGKWLLYEESIRVPLIIADPRQPAEDRGRTSDALVLNIDLAPTMLALGGVPVPAEMQGISLVPLLSDPSLALRDSFFCEHLYEHDVNSPVLHIVPSEGLRTKDWKYIRYFKNPGPEGEQLFDLSADPLETKNLAGDPDAAGQLNALRTEYERLRIELGPHRTWTLERSK